The genomic interval CTCGCGTCGGCCATGCTCAAAGTGGTCGACGCACTGCCCAAGGGACTACGGGAGACCGCCGCCGGAGCGGCACAGCGCCTGCTCATCGACCCGGAGATCGATCTCCTCTCGCGGCGCGCGGCCCCCGAGGAGATCCCCGACTCCATCATCGCCGAGGTCCGGCGCGCGGTGCTCACCGGACACAGACTGCGCATCCACTACGCGGCCCTGGACCGGCCGCCGAAGTGGCGCACGGTGGACCCCATCGGACTGGTCACCGTGAGACAGCAGGGGTACCTGCTGGCCAAGCGGGGCACCGAGGACCGCACCTACCGCCTGTCCCGGGTCCTGGCCGCCGTCGAGCTCGAGGAACCCGCGCAGCGACCGGACACCGTGGACCTCGATCAGACCTGGCGTGAACGCAACGCGCGGTTTCGCACCGGCGGTGACACGGCCGCCGTGCTGCTGCGGGTGGACCCCGCGCGCCGGGAGCAAGTGGTCGGTAGCG from Streptomyces sp. CA-278952 carries:
- a CDS encoding helix-turn-helix transcriptional regulator; this encodes MRADRLVSLVLLLRQRGRMTADTLAHELEVSTRTVLRDIEALSAAGVPVYAERGRHGGFALLPDFRTALTGLNHDEALALLIAGSRRGAQSFGLGSALASAMLKVVDALPKGLRETAAGAAQRLLIDPEIDLLSRRAAPEEIPDSIIAEVRRAVLTGHRLRIHYAALDRPPKWRTVDPIGLVTVRQQGYLLAKRGTEDRTYRLSRVLAAVELEEPAQRPDTVDLDQTWRERNARFRTGGDTAAVLLRVDPARREQVVGSALAVRAEEADADGWLRLNVVFQDARHAEWALWQYATHAEVLAPQWLRTSLHERAEAVASRYGAPI